In Streptomyces sp. NBC_00433, a single genomic region encodes these proteins:
- a CDS encoding DUF503 domain-containing protein — MYAGTLCFDLLLGDVRSLKEKRSVVRPIVAELHRKFGVSVAETGDQDLYRRAEIGIAVVSGELGHLKDVLDRCERWMIARPEVELLSARQRIHGDDD; from the coding sequence ATGTATGCAGGCACGTTGTGCTTCGACCTGCTCCTGGGTGACGTACGGTCCCTGAAGGAGAAGCGGTCCGTGGTCCGTCCGATCGTCGCCGAGCTGCACCGGAAGTTCGGGGTGAGCGTGGCGGAGACCGGCGATCAGGACCTCTATCGCAGGGCCGAAATAGGAATCGCGGTGGTGTCGGGGGAACTCGGACACCTCAAGGACGTACTCGACCGGTGCGAACGCTGGATGATCGCCCGTCCCGAAGTGGAGCTGCTGTCCGCACGGCAGCGCATCCACGGCGACGACGACTGA
- the rbfA gene encoding 30S ribosome-binding factor RbfA, whose amino-acid sequence MTDTARARKLADRIRVVVAETLQRRIKDPRLGYVTITDTRVTGDLREATVFYTVYGDDEERAASAAALESAKGVLRSEVGRQTGVRFTPSLAFVADALPDNARTIDDLLAKARAADEEVRKTATDAQYAGEADPYRKPAEDDEDDALDSESDSGSDSGTEGGTSQA is encoded by the coding sequence ATGACCGACACCGCGCGGGCGCGCAAGCTGGCCGACCGCATCCGGGTCGTGGTCGCGGAGACCCTGCAGCGGCGGATCAAGGACCCGCGGCTGGGCTATGTGACGATCACCGACACCCGGGTCACCGGCGACCTCCGGGAGGCGACGGTCTTCTACACGGTCTACGGCGACGACGAGGAGCGGGCCGCCTCCGCCGCCGCACTGGAGAGCGCCAAGGGCGTGCTCCGCTCCGAGGTCGGCCGGCAGACCGGGGTGCGCTTCACGCCCAGCTTGGCCTTCGTCGCCGACGCCCTGCCGGACAACGCGCGGACCATCGACGACCTGCTGGCCAAGGCCAGGGCCGCCGACGAGGAGGTCCGCAAGACCGCCACGGACGCGCAGTACGCCGGCGAGGCGGACCCGTACCGCAAGCCGGCCGAGGACGACGAGGACGACGCTCTGGACTCGGAGTCGGACTCGGGCTCGGACTCGGGCACCGAGGGCGGTACGTCGCAAGCATGA
- a CDS encoding serine protease yields the protein MAAAARGAAGSGPDDVFVRVCDLAGRPRGTGFLADGDGTMVTSHEAVDGLARLVLHGPGGQLCLVEAAAITALPEQGLALVATEGLSVPPLPVAPGGPAHPERRVRVRLPQPTGGSVLGTATVTYTATDRFHLVEDVYELALDGADLSGVPPQASGAPVVDALTGAVLGVIATALHAGHRAAGFALPLRPASAPRALADLLARNAATVPGYGPHLNLAGALQLTATSVGAAAGPGAWREPVARPDVADALRDFLAAQDDSAPLVLGLVGEPGTGRSTELARLAARRARGALPAPTVWLRGAELRPADGGIKDAVERSLRTAARIVGAATTADPLHASPDAVAALARAVGRPLLIVLDAPEEMPPVLAHALPDWTAGTASWLRAGPARLVIACRPEFWDQAGRLLPAALLHGRPAASPQPLPPCVQVGDLDAAQAAAARERYGVPDGLLASADAAHPLTLRLLSEVRAAVPEGAGGTPTRVEVFAAHLDLVCLRIAVRLAAAEKPPVRGAGVRRLAARVAGQVHEAARRCLGPGQGELDREAFEELFPWRTGWASAVLTEGLLVPAGAGYRFAHEEAADWLQALHLDLGGALQALVHRWFAALPAGPADAPVRLPFRPAARAGQAPAVPPAPAVAPPSGPRSLPVPRHRAGPVVQALLMAPPDTLTRHLAALTQALDHSTPPPTRCTPRKPPAPPPVDLDADTVPNPRTRRTATGPGVPAAAQSWRPGRAGDAGWPDGAFGFAWLDATPGVVRGRDPGDSGRADGASGAGPAVRPRTPGAVPRPDLDDGGWPDGVSVAGRAALPGPAERRGDALWWAAHLLREVLLRLPDATVCRDVLRDLAARTAVRAVERGGFTPEGMGGLGDFGPSFWRRVRLPVAERLELLRLLLPADGPPGSPDRAERFLAGVAELLRGSPAEVLPAVCGWFDDDRPLQAPPGLDAPRLTVASAAQALLHTHRRLAVDDLTEALVAAAHPAADEVLAALAEDEPSAVCRAVDRWAHDPRPDRHVAAAAYGPRAAPFVRSDADRELLRYAALAILARPGDCTLHGAVLGMLVRDPVTRDRHLPAALDRFTAGDPRLPAGALVAALTTHPEPVLAAFQARLRAADDGDLLAEMAAVTPPALARRTAALVQDHLRHRPAGAAGVARFLDLRLEQGPAARAVVLPLTAALLRDHPPEVRGTLVAVLAAPGRHPSRPLRQELLDAALETERDPDVLDALLTAAADGAARRPPPLTHDLVRRLALLLGRTPEGAARFDRRIVELAAATPDFSRLLLAWLTDTATWDALLGPSARRRLARHH from the coding sequence ATGGCGGCGGCGGCACGTGGCGCGGCAGGCAGCGGACCGGACGACGTCTTCGTCCGGGTCTGCGACCTCGCAGGACGCCCCCGCGGCACCGGCTTCCTCGCCGACGGCGACGGCACGATGGTCACCAGCCACGAGGCCGTCGACGGCCTCGCCCGCCTGGTCCTGCACGGACCCGGCGGGCAGCTGTGCCTGGTGGAGGCGGCGGCCATCACCGCGCTGCCCGAGCAGGGCCTCGCACTGGTGGCCACGGAGGGCCTGAGCGTGCCGCCGCTGCCGGTGGCGCCCGGCGGCCCCGCGCACCCCGAGCGGCGGGTACGCGTGCGGCTGCCGCAGCCGACCGGCGGCTCGGTCCTGGGCACGGCCACGGTGACGTACACCGCGACCGACCGCTTCCACCTGGTGGAGGACGTCTACGAACTCGCCCTGGACGGCGCCGACCTGAGCGGCGTACCACCGCAGGCGTCCGGTGCGCCGGTGGTCGACGCGCTGACCGGCGCGGTGCTCGGCGTGATCGCGACCGCCCTGCACGCCGGGCACCGCGCCGCCGGCTTCGCGCTGCCGCTGCGGCCCGCGAGTGCCCCGCGCGCGCTGGCCGACCTGCTGGCCCGCAATGCCGCGACCGTGCCCGGCTACGGCCCGCACCTGAACCTCGCGGGCGCCCTCCAGCTCACCGCGACCTCGGTCGGCGCCGCTGCCGGCCCCGGCGCGTGGCGCGAACCGGTCGCGCGCCCGGATGTGGCCGACGCGCTGCGCGACTTCCTCGCCGCACAGGACGACAGCGCCCCGCTGGTGCTCGGCCTGGTCGGTGAGCCCGGCACCGGCCGCAGCACCGAGCTGGCCCGGCTCGCCGCCCGCCGGGCGCGCGGCGCCCTGCCCGCGCCGACGGTGTGGCTGCGCGGCGCCGAACTGCGCCCGGCGGACGGCGGCATCAAGGACGCGGTGGAGCGCTCGCTGCGCACCGCGGCCCGTATCGTCGGCGCCGCCACGACCGCGGATCCGCTGCACGCCTCGCCCGACGCCGTCGCCGCACTCGCCCGCGCCGTGGGGCGCCCGCTGCTGATCGTCCTCGACGCCCCGGAGGAGATGCCCCCGGTCCTCGCCCACGCCCTTCCCGACTGGACCGCGGGAACCGCGAGCTGGCTGCGGGCGGGCCCGGCCCGGCTGGTCATCGCCTGCCGCCCCGAGTTCTGGGACCAGGCGGGCCGCCTGCTGCCCGCCGCGCTGCTGCACGGGCGGCCCGCCGCCTCGCCGCAGCCGCTGCCGCCCTGCGTGCAGGTCGGCGACCTGGACGCGGCGCAGGCCGCCGCGGCGCGCGAGCGGTACGGCGTACCCGACGGCCTGCTCGCGAGTGCCGACGCGGCCCACCCGCTGACGCTGCGCCTGCTGTCCGAGGTGCGCGCCGCCGTCCCCGAGGGCGCCGGCGGGACACCGACCCGCGTGGAGGTCTTCGCCGCGCACCTGGACCTGGTGTGCCTGCGGATCGCGGTGAGGCTGGCCGCCGCCGAGAAGCCGCCGGTGCGCGGCGCCGGGGTGCGGCGGCTGGCCGCCCGGGTCGCGGGCCAGGTGCACGAGGCCGCCCGCCGCTGCCTCGGGCCCGGCCAGGGCGAGCTGGACCGGGAGGCCTTCGAGGAGCTCTTCCCGTGGCGTACGGGCTGGGCCTCCGCCGTACTGACCGAGGGCCTGCTCGTGCCCGCGGGCGCCGGCTACCGCTTCGCCCACGAAGAGGCTGCCGACTGGCTCCAGGCCCTGCACCTGGACCTGGGCGGGGCCCTGCAAGCCCTGGTCCACCGCTGGTTCGCCGCCCTGCCCGCGGGCCCGGCGGACGCCCCCGTACGCCTGCCCTTCCGCCCGGCCGCGCGCGCCGGCCAGGCGCCCGCCGTACCGCCCGCGCCCGCGGTCGCCCCGCCGTCGGGCCCCCGCTCCCTGCCGGTGCCGCGCCACCGGGCGGGCCCCGTCGTCCAGGCCCTCCTGATGGCGCCGCCGGACACCCTGACCCGCCATCTGGCGGCCCTGACCCAGGCCCTCGACCACAGCACCCCGCCACCCACCCGCTGCACGCCCCGCAAGCCCCCCGCCCCGCCGCCGGTCGACCTCGACGCCGACACGGTGCCCAACCCGCGGACGCGCCGCACCGCCACGGGTCCCGGCGTGCCGGCCGCCGCGCAGTCCTGGCGCCCGGGGCGGGCCGGTGACGCGGGGTGGCCCGACGGTGCCTTCGGCTTCGCGTGGCTCGACGCGACACCCGGCGTGGTGCGCGGGCGCGACCCGGGCGACAGCGGGCGGGCTGACGGTGCCTCCGGTGCCGGGCCGGCCGTCCGCCCCCGGACGCCGGGTGCGGTGCCGCGGCCGGACCTGGACGACGGCGGGTGGCCCGACGGTGTGTCCGTCGCCGGGCGGGCCGCCCTGCCAGGGCCCGCGGAGCGGCGCGGGGACGCGTTGTGGTGGGCGGCGCATCTGCTGCGGGAGGTGCTGCTGCGGCTGCCGGACGCCACCGTCTGCCGTGACGTGCTGCGGGATCTTGCCGCCAGAACCGCGGTGCGGGCGGTGGAGCGCGGGGGTTTCACGCCCGAGGGCATGGGCGGGCTCGGGGACTTCGGGCCGTCGTTCTGGCGGCGCGTGCGGCTGCCGGTCGCCGAGCGGCTCGAACTGCTGCGGCTGCTGCTGCCCGCCGACGGCCCACCGGGATCGCCGGACCGCGCGGAACGCTTCCTGGCCGGAGTCGCCGAACTGCTCCGCGGGAGCCCGGCCGAGGTGCTGCCCGCGGTGTGCGGCTGGTTCGACGACGACCGGCCGCTCCAGGCCCCGCCGGGGCTGGACGCGCCCCGGCTGACCGTCGCCTCGGCCGCGCAGGCCCTGCTGCACACCCACCGCAGGCTGGCCGTCGACGACCTCACCGAGGCCCTCGTCGCTGCGGCGCACCCGGCCGCCGACGAAGTGCTGGCCGCGCTGGCGGAGGACGAGCCCTCGGCGGTCTGCCGGGCCGTCGACCGCTGGGCGCACGACCCGCGACCCGACCGGCATGTCGCCGCGGCCGCCTACGGCCCGCGCGCCGCGCCCTTCGTCCGCTCCGACGCCGACCGCGAACTGCTGCGCTATGCCGCCCTCGCGATACTGGCCCGCCCCGGCGACTGCACGCTGCACGGCGCCGTACTCGGCATGCTCGTCCGCGACCCGGTCACCCGCGACCGCCACCTGCCGGCCGCGCTCGACCGCTTCACCGCGGGCGACCCCCGGCTGCCTGCCGGGGCACTGGTCGCGGCGCTGACCACCCATCCGGAGCCGGTGCTCGCCGCTTTCCAGGCCCGGCTGCGGGCGGCGGACGACGGCGACCTGCTCGCGGAGATGGCGGCTGTGACGCCCCCCGCGCTCGCCCGCAGGACGGCCGCCCTGGTCCAGGACCACCTGCGGCACCGACCGGCCGGGGCGGCGGGCGTCGCCCGCTTCCTCGACCTGCGGCTCGAACAGGGCCCCGCGGCCCGAGCCGTCGTCCTGCCGCTGACCGCCGCGCTGCTGCGCGACCACCCGCCGGAGGTCCGCGGCACCCTGGTCGCGGTGCTCGCCGCCCCCGGGCGCCACCCGTCCCGGCCGCTGCGCCAGGAACTGCTGGACGCGGCGCTGGAGACCGAACGCGACCCCGACGTCCTCGACGCCCTGCTCACCGCGGCGGCCGACGGCGCCGCCCGCCGCCCGCCACCCCTCACCCACGACCTGGTCCGCCGCCTCGCCCTGCTCCTGGGCCGCACCCCGGAAGGCGCCGCCCGCTTCGACCGCCGCATCGTCGAACTCGCCGCCGCCACCCCCGACTTCTCCCGCCTCCTCCTCGCCTGGCTCACCGACACGGCCACCTGGGACGCCCTCCTGGGCCCCAGCGCCCGCCGCCGCCTCGCCCGCCACCACTGA
- the nusA gene encoding transcription termination factor NusA — protein sequence MDIDMKALRGLVQERQVSFELLVEAIESALLIAYHREPGSHRRARVELDRTSGHVTVWATEDPEEVAEGAEPREFDDTPSGFGRIAASTAKQVILQRLRDAEDDITFGEYAGREGDIVTGVVQQGKDPKNVLVDIGKLEAILPVQEQVPGEEYKHGVRLRTYVVRVAKGVRGPSVTLSRTHPNLVKKLFALEVPEIADGSVVIEAIAREAGHRTKIAVRSARSGLNAKGACIGPMGARVRAVMAELHGEKIDIVDWSDDPAEMVANALSPARVSRVEVVDAGARSARVTVPDYQLSLAIGKEGQNARLAARLTGWRIDIRPDTEGAEQPPAAPRSPVQARPEG from the coding sequence ATGGACATCGACATGAAGGCCCTGCGGGGCCTGGTGCAGGAGCGGCAGGTCTCCTTCGAGCTGCTGGTCGAGGCCATCGAGTCGGCGCTGCTGATCGCCTACCACCGCGAGCCCGGCAGCCACCGGCGGGCCAGGGTGGAGCTCGACCGCACCAGCGGGCACGTCACGGTGTGGGCGACCGAGGACCCCGAGGAGGTCGCCGAGGGCGCCGAGCCGCGCGAGTTCGACGACACGCCGTCCGGCTTCGGCCGGATCGCCGCGTCGACCGCCAAACAGGTGATCCTGCAGCGGCTGCGCGACGCCGAGGACGACATCACCTTCGGCGAATACGCCGGCCGCGAGGGCGACATCGTGACCGGTGTCGTCCAGCAGGGCAAGGACCCCAAGAACGTCCTGGTCGACATCGGCAAGCTGGAGGCCATCCTGCCGGTGCAGGAGCAGGTCCCCGGCGAGGAGTACAAGCACGGCGTCCGGCTGCGCACGTATGTCGTCCGGGTCGCCAAGGGCGTGCGCGGCCCGTCGGTGACCCTGTCGCGCACCCACCCCAACCTGGTCAAGAAGCTCTTCGCCCTCGAAGTGCCGGAGATCGCCGACGGCTCTGTCGTCATCGAGGCGATCGCCCGCGAGGCCGGCCACCGCACCAAGATCGCGGTCAGGTCGGCGCGCTCCGGGCTCAATGCCAAGGGCGCCTGCATCGGCCCGATGGGCGCCCGGGTGCGGGCGGTCATGGCCGAGCTGCACGGCGAGAAGATCGACATCGTGGACTGGTCGGACGACCCGGCCGAGATGGTGGCGAACGCGCTGTCGCCCGCCCGGGTGTCGCGAGTCGAGGTGGTGGACGCCGGAGCCCGCTCCGCGCGCGTCACCGTCCCCGACTACCAGCTGTCACTGGCCATCGGCAAGGAAGGGCAGAACGCCCGGCTCGCCGCGCGGCTCACCGGGTGGCGGATCGACATCCGCCCCGACACCGAGGGCGCCGAGCAGCCGCCCGCCGCGCCCCGGTCACCGGTGCAGGCGCGTCCTGAAGGCTGA
- the rimP gene encoding ribosome maturation factor RimP, which produces MSTTQSERLRALLEPLVGEAGLDLEDVTLTASGRRRQLQVVVDAEDGAQLDAVAALSRRVSQVLDDSDVMGETEYVLEVTSPGTDRPLTEPRHFRRNEGRLVKLSLKERGELIARIMAVDETGLDLEVPGVKGRKPKPARADFAEITKARVEVEFNRKAGEPDDDLGDHPDDGDDADGDIDETTQEA; this is translated from the coding sequence ATGAGCACCACCCAGAGCGAGAGGCTGCGCGCGCTGCTCGAGCCGCTCGTCGGCGAGGCCGGTCTCGACCTGGAGGACGTCACGCTGACCGCGTCCGGCCGGCGGCGCCAGCTGCAGGTCGTGGTGGACGCCGAGGACGGGGCGCAGCTGGACGCCGTGGCGGCGCTGAGCCGCCGGGTCTCGCAGGTGCTGGACGACTCGGACGTGATGGGCGAGACGGAGTACGTCCTCGAGGTCACCTCGCCCGGCACCGACCGGCCGCTGACCGAGCCCCGGCACTTCCGGCGCAATGAGGGGCGGCTGGTGAAGCTGTCGCTCAAGGAGCGCGGCGAGCTGATCGCACGGATCATGGCCGTGGACGAGACGGGTCTCGACCTGGAAGTGCCGGGAGTCAAGGGCCGCAAGCCCAAGCCCGCCCGCGCGGACTTCGCGGAGATCACGAAGGCCCGGGTCGAGGTCGAGTTCAACCGCAAGGCCGGCGAGCCCGACGACGACCTCGGCGATCACCCGGACGACGGGGACGACGCGGACGGCGACATCGACGAGACCACGCAGGAGGCGTAG
- a CDS encoding YlxR family protein: MSGRTLSPACPERTCVGCRQRAAKSDLLRVVMSGDACVPDHRGTLPGRGAYLHPALACLDLAVRRRAFGRAFRGPVAPDTAELRRFVEQQATT, translated from the coding sequence GTGTCTGGTCGGACGCTGTCGCCAGCATGCCCGGAGCGTACGTGCGTCGGCTGCCGTCAGCGTGCGGCCAAGAGCGATCTGCTGCGTGTGGTGATGAGCGGGGACGCATGCGTTCCCGATCATCGCGGTACGCTGCCCGGTCGGGGTGCGTATCTGCACCCCGCCCTTGCCTGCCTCGACCTGGCGGTCCGCCGCCGGGCGTTCGGCCGGGCCTTCCGAGGCCCGGTGGCGCCCGATACCGCGGAATTGCGCCGGTTTGTCGAGCAGCAGGCGACCACGTAA
- the infB gene encoding translation initiation factor IF-2: MAKVRVYELAKEMGVESKVVMAKLQELGEFVRSASSTIEAPVVRKLTDAFQGPGGGNGGKSAAKPAAPRKSVPAKPAPTPGAPARPAAPAPKPAAGGPVTPAAPAAPSTGSAPAPGPRPGPAAPKPAPAAPKPAPAAPVPAAEFQAPPAAPPANQPSRPGSATPGPRPARPAPAGGQRDGGQRDAGPREGGQRDGGQRDGGPRQGGRPAPGQGGAARPGGARPAGPRPGNNPFTSGSTGMPRPGGAPRPGGGQGGAPRPAGPGGGAPRPGGAPRPGGGQGGPGGAGGARPSPGGMPRPQSAGPRPNPGMMPQRPAPSPGGRPGGGPGGRPGGPGGRPGGGGPGSRPGGGGGFAGRPAGPGGGGRPGGGGGGFGGPRPGGGGAPGGGGGFGPRPGGFGGRPGGPGGRGGTQGAFGRGPGGRPARGRKSKRQRRQEYEAMQAPSVGGVLLPRGNGQTVRLSRGASLTDFAEKINANPASLVQVMLNLGEMVTATQSVSDSTLELLAGEMNYVLEIVSPEEEDRELLESFSIEFGEDEGGEEMLVSRPPVVTVMGHVDHGKTRLLDAIRKTNVVAGEAGGITQHIGAYQVATDVNGEERAITFIDTPGHEAFTAMRARGAKSTDIAILVVAANDGVMPQTIEALNHAKAAEVPIVVAVNKIDVEGADPTKVRGQLTEFGLVAEEYGGDTMFVDISAKQGLNIDSLLEAVILTADASLDLRANPEQDAQGIAIEAHLDKGRGAVATVLVQRGTLRVGDTMVVGDAYGRVRAMLDDKGENVEEATPSTPVLVLGLTNVPGAGDNFLVVDEDRTARQIAEKRAARERNVRFARKGVRFSLENLDEALKAGLVQELNLIIKGDASGSVEALESSLLQLDVGDEVDIRVLHRGVGAVTESDIDLATGSDAIVIGFNVRAAGRAAQMAEREGVDVRYYSVIYQAIEEIEAALKGMLKPEYEEVELGTAEIREVFRSSKLGNIAGVLVRSGEVRRNTKARLLRDGKVIAESLNIEGLRRFKDDVTEIREGYEGGINLGNYNDIKIDDVIATYEMREKPRG, translated from the coding sequence GTGGCTAAGGTCCGGGTCTACGAACTCGCCAAAGAGATGGGAGTTGAGAGCAAGGTCGTCATGGCCAAGCTCCAAGAACTCGGCGAGTTCGTCCGTTCGGCGTCCTCGACGATCGAGGCGCCGGTAGTCCGCAAGTTGACGGACGCATTCCAGGGTCCCGGCGGCGGCAACGGCGGCAAGTCCGCCGCGAAGCCCGCGGCACCCCGTAAGAGTGTCCCCGCCAAGCCGGCCCCCACCCCGGGTGCGCCGGCCCGTCCCGCTGCCCCGGCACCCAAGCCGGCGGCCGGCGGCCCCGTCACCCCCGCGGCCCCCGCCGCGCCGAGCACCGGCTCCGCGCCGGCGCCCGGCCCGCGTCCGGGTCCCGCCGCACCCAAGCCGGCTCCGGCCGCGCCCAAGCCCGCCCCGGCCGCACCCGTGCCGGCCGCGGAATTCCAGGCGCCGCCCGCCGCACCCCCGGCGAACCAGCCCTCCAGGCCCGGTTCCGCCACCCCCGGCCCCCGTCCCGCCCGCCCGGCCCCGGCCGGCGGTCAGCGCGACGGCGGCCAGCGCGACGCAGGCCCGCGTGAGGGCGGCCAGCGCGACGGCGGTCAGCGTGACGGCGGTCCCCGCCAGGGCGGGCGCCCCGCGCCCGGCCAGGGCGGCGCAGCACGTCCCGGTGGCGCGAGGCCCGCGGGCCCGCGTCCCGGCAACAACCCCTTCACGTCCGGCTCCACCGGCATGCCGCGCCCCGGTGGCGCGCCGCGTCCCGGCGGCGGCCAGGGCGGTGCCCCGCGTCCCGCGGGTCCCGGCGGCGGCGCTCCGCGCCCCGGTGGCGCCCCGCGTCCCGGCGGCGGCCAGGGCGGTCCCGGCGGTGCGGGCGGTGCCCGTCCCTCGCCGGGCGGCATGCCCCGTCCGCAGTCCGCGGGTCCGCGCCCGAACCCGGGCATGATGCCGCAGCGTCCCGCCCCCTCCCCGGGCGGTCGTCCGGGCGGTGGTCCCGGTGGACGTCCCGGCGGTCCCGGCGGGCGTCCTGGCGGCGGCGGCCCCGGCAGCCGTCCCGGTGGCGGCGGCGGCTTCGCCGGCCGTCCCGCGGGTCCCGGCGGCGGCGGTCGTCCCGGTGGCGGCGGTGGCGGCTTCGGCGGCCCGCGTCCCGGTGGCGGCGGCGCTCCCGGCGGTGGCGGCGGCTTCGGCCCCCGTCCCGGCGGCTTCGGCGGACGTCCCGGTGGTCCGGGTGGCCGTGGCGGCACGCAGGGCGCGTTCGGTCGCGGCCCGGGCGGACGCCCGGCGCGCGGCCGTAAGAGCAAGCGCCAGCGGCGCCAGGAGTACGAGGCCATGCAGGCCCCGTCCGTGGGCGGCGTGCTGCTGCCCCGCGGCAACGGCCAGACCGTGCGCCTGTCGCGCGGTGCCTCCCTCACCGACTTCGCCGAGAAGATCAACGCCAACCCGGCGTCGCTCGTCCAGGTGATGCTCAACCTCGGTGAGATGGTCACGGCCACCCAGTCGGTCTCGGACTCCACCCTGGAGCTGCTGGCCGGCGAGATGAACTACGTGCTGGAGATCGTCAGCCCGGAGGAGGAGGACCGCGAGCTGCTCGAGTCCTTCTCGATCGAGTTCGGCGAGGACGAGGGCGGCGAGGAGATGCTCGTCTCCCGTCCGCCGGTGGTCACCGTCATGGGTCACGTCGACCACGGCAAGACCCGCCTGCTCGACGCGATCCGCAAGACCAACGTGGTCGCGGGCGAGGCAGGCGGCATCACCCAGCACATCGGCGCCTACCAGGTCGCCACGGACGTCAACGGTGAAGAGCGTGCGATCACCTTCATCGACACCCCCGGTCACGAGGCGTTCACCGCCATGCGTGCCCGTGGTGCGAAGTCCACCGACATCGCGATCCTGGTGGTCGCGGCCAACGACGGTGTGATGCCGCAGACGATCGAGGCGCTGAACCACGCCAAGGCGGCCGAGGTGCCGATCGTGGTCGCGGTCAACAAGATCGACGTCGAGGGCGCCGACCCGACCAAGGTGCGCGGCCAGCTCACCGAGTTCGGGCTGGTGGCCGAGGAGTACGGCGGCGACACCATGTTCGTCGACATCTCCGCCAAGCAGGGTCTGAACATCGACAGCCTGCTGGAGGCCGTGATCCTCACCGCGGACGCCTCGCTCGACCTGCGCGCCAACCCCGAGCAGGACGCACAGGGCATCGCGATCGAGGCGCACCTGGACAAGGGGCGCGGCGCCGTGGCGACCGTCCTGGTCCAGCGCGGCACCCTGCGGGTCGGCGACACCATGGTCGTCGGCGACGCGTACGGCCGCGTGCGCGCCATGCTCGACGACAAGGGCGAGAACGTGGAGGAGGCGACCCCGTCGACTCCGGTGCTCGTCCTCGGTCTGACCAACGTGCCCGGCGCCGGCGACAACTTCCTGGTCGTCGACGAGGACCGCACGGCCCGTCAGATCGCCGAGAAGCGCGCCGCCCGCGAGCGCAACGTCCGCTTCGCCCGCAAGGGCGTGCGGTTCTCCCTGGAGAACCTGGACGAGGCGCTCAAGGCCGGTCTGGTGCAGGAACTGAACCTCATCATCAAGGGTGACGCGTCCGGTTCCGTCGAGGCCCTGGAGTCCTCGCTGCTCCAGCTCGACGTCGGCGACGAGGTCGACATCCGCGTCCTGCACCGCGGTGTGGGTGCGGTCACCGAGTCGGACATCGACCTGGCGACCGGCTCCGACGCGATCGTGATCGGCTTCAACGTCCGCGCGGCAGGCCGTGCCGCGCAGATGGCCGAGCGCGAGGGTGTCGACGTCCGCTACTACTCGGTGATCTACCAGGCCATCGAGGAGATCGAAGCGGCGCTCAAGGGCATGCTCAAGCCGGAGTACGAGGAGGTCGAGCTGGGCACCGCGGAGATCCGCGAGGTCTTCCGCTCCTCCAAGCTCGGCAACATCGCCGGTGTGCTGGTCCGCTCCGGCGAGGTCAGGCGCAACACCAAGGCCCGACTGCTCCGCGACGGCAAGGTCATCGCGGAGAGCCTCAACATCGAGGGCCTGCGCCGCTTCAAGGACGACGTCACCGAGATCCGTGAAGGTTACGAGGGCGGTATCAACCTCGGTAACTACAACGACATCAAGATCGACGACGTCATCGCCACGTACGAGATGCGCGAGAAGCCGCGCGGCTGA
- the truB gene encoding tRNA pseudouridine(55) synthase TruB, translated as MTRTAPPSGLVVVDKPGGLTSHGVVSRMRRLAGTRRVGHAGTLDPMATGVLIIGVEKATRLLGHLALTEKEYAATIRLGQTTVTDDAEGDVTASAPPGAVAAVTAEAVHAGIAALTGPIQQVPSKVSAIKVNGVRSYTRVREGEDFELPARPVTVSSFTVQDVRPTDGALDLDVTVVCSSGTYIRALARDLGAGLGIGGHLTALRRTRVGPYGLAGARTLEQLEEDFAVLPIEDAAAAAFPRWDVDTDQAALLGHGVRIPAPEQLTPVPHAVFGPDGRLLALVEPHAGQVRIVAGFPA; from the coding sequence ATGACCCGCACCGCACCTCCCTCCGGGCTGGTCGTCGTCGACAAGCCCGGAGGGCTCACCTCGCACGGCGTCGTCTCCCGCATGCGCCGGCTGGCCGGCACCCGGCGGGTCGGCCACGCGGGCACCCTCGACCCGATGGCGACCGGCGTCCTGATCATCGGCGTCGAGAAGGCCACCCGGCTGCTCGGCCACCTCGCGCTGACCGAGAAGGAATACGCCGCCACCATCAGGCTCGGCCAGACCACGGTCACCGACGACGCGGAGGGCGACGTCACCGCGTCCGCGCCGCCCGGCGCGGTCGCCGCGGTCACGGCGGAGGCCGTCCACGCCGGGATCGCCGCGCTCACCGGGCCGATCCAGCAGGTGCCCTCCAAGGTCAGCGCGATCAAGGTCAACGGTGTGCGGTCCTACACCCGGGTGCGCGAGGGCGAGGACTTTGAACTGCCCGCCCGCCCGGTGACGGTGTCGTCCTTCACCGTCCAGGACGTACGGCCCACCGACGGCGCGCTCGACCTCGATGTCACGGTCGTCTGCTCCTCCGGCACGTACATCCGCGCGCTGGCCCGCGACCTCGGCGCCGGCCTCGGTATCGGCGGCCACCTCACGGCACTGCGCCGCACCCGCGTCGGCCCCTACGGCCTCGCGGGCGCGCGCACCCTCGAACAGCTGGAGGAGGACTTCGCCGTCCTCCCCATCGAGGACGCCGCCGCCGCGGCCTTCCCCCGCTGGGACGTCGACACGGACCAGGCCGCGCTGCTGGGCCACGGGGTCCGCATCCCCGCCCCGGAGCAGCTCACCCCGGTCCCGCACGCCGTCTTCGGCCCGGACGGCCGCCTCCTGGCCCTGGTCGAGCCGCACGCGGGCCAGGTCCGCATCGTCGCGGGCTTCCCGGCCTAG